A stretch of DNA from Planococcus antarcticus DSM 14505:
TAGCACCCGTTCATCGATAACCATTGAAGGCTTGTGTGTATCCACGACAACGAGCAGGGAATGCTCGGTCATATCCGCCAACGCTTCCTCAGGCGTGATAAACTGATCGAACAGATCAGGTTCTCCTTCGATTGCTTCCATTAGTCTCATGACACTGCGGTCATATTCGTCAAAATCAATGATGATTCGACCTTTGACTTTATTCATGGCAGCCATTTTGGCAACACCGACTGCGGCGCCGATCGAATCCATATCCGGCATTTTATGGCCCATGATAAACACTTGATCACTTTCCTGAATCAAGTCACGCAGCGCATGCGAAATAACCCGTGCCCTGACCCGTGTCCGTTTTTCAACCGGGTTGGTCTTACCGCCGTAAAACTTCACTTTTCCGCTCGGATGCTTAATCGCAACCTGGTCTCCGCCACGGCCGAGAACTAAATCGAGACCCGACTGAGCCAGACCGCCAAGTTCAACTAAGGATGGAGAACCTGCGCCTACCCCGATGCTCAAGGTCAATGCCAAATTGTCTTTGGCGGTAACTTCACGGATATCATCCAAAATAGCGAATTTCGACTGCTCCAGTTCTTTTAAGATCGATTCGTTGAAGACAGCCATAAAGCGATCAGACGAAATGCGCTTCACAAAAATCCCTTGATTTTCGCCCCATTGGTTGACGAGCGATGTGACCAAACTATTCAGGTTGCTGCGTGTTTGATCATCCATCCCCTGTGCAAGCTCATCGTAATTGTCAATGAATAGAATACCAATTACGGTACGATCTGCATGATAAAGTGTTTCAATTTCAACTTGTTCAGTAATATCAAAGAGGTAAAACAAACGGTCGTCCGCTTTGTAATACACGCGATATTTACGCCCTCCCAACGTGATGGTTGTATCTTTCGACCCCTCGGATTTCACCAACGCGTAGAAGTCATCAGACAGTGTATAGAGGGACTCACCAATTAGCGTATCGTACTTGAGTGTCGATGTCATATAGGGATTTGCCCATTCAATATTGTGTTTTTCATTGACCAATAAAATCCCGATTGGCATCTCAAGCAATGCTTCTTCTCCGACTTTTTTCATCCGGTAAGACAAGGTTTCAATATGTTTTTCAGTAGCTTCATAGACTCTTTTTTCTGTCACCCACGCCATTGCAAAAGCGAGCGTAAAAAGCAACGTAAAGATACCAGCTGCCCATTCCGACCAAAGTGAAATCAGAATCGCTGCGGCCATACCAAGAGCCAGCAGCGCTATAAGCGGATATCGAAGTTTTCTTTTTCTGAAAAAAGCCGACATTATTCTTCAGCTCCTTATTTTCCTTTAAAATCGTGTGCCCGCTTGACCCAACCTCGGATATCAAATCCAAGATCTACGATTCCGATAATACTCGTAAACGACTGCAATGGCAATGCCAGCAAAGTTACCAGCACTGTCACCCACTTCGGCCAGCCTTCCTGGTGGATGTAGAAGTGATAAAAAGAAATACCCTGCAGGAATAGCAAGAATTGAAGCAGCACAGTTGCATTGATGAAAATCATGTACGCCATTGTTCCTTGTTCGAAATCCGACAACAGTGAAACAAGCAACACGATTAAATAATACCATAAAACAGATTTTGGCAATTTCATGTTCCGGAAAGGCGGAAACTTAGGAGCCGCAATTCCAAGACGCTTTAAAATTGGCAGCAAGATCAGCAACAGCACCCATACCAATATGAAGACACTTAATACCATTAATACCGGCAGCAAGGTATCAAACATAAACTGAAACTGCACAACAAATTCATTGTAATCTTCCATAGAAGATTCCGGAGCATCCATACTTTCCATCAAAGAACCTGTTTGCTCGAAGAACTGCTCAAATGTTGCTTTAAACTCTTCCAATACATTCATGCCAAAAAGCGCAATGGAAGCCACGTATTGGACCATCAAGGCCACCAGCAGAACAATACTGGCACCCATGAACATGAATAATTTGCTTTTCTTATAATAAATCGAAATACCAATTGCCAAGCCAAACGGTATAAAGGTCAACCCAAGTGGTAATGACAAAAGGCCGCCGATAATAAACGACAGCACCAGACAGACTGCTGCAAAAAGCGCAGAGGCTTTCCATGGGTACTTTGCGCTGTACCAGGCGACCGGTAATGCTAGAATCAAAGTGCTTACTATACTCAACACAGGCACGTATACCGAGATTGCCAGCAGGACGGTAAACACTGCCGCCATCATTGCCCCGTTTGTAAGTTGACGCGTTTGTTGATTTTGCATATGACTGCTTTTCCCCTTCTTTCGGGTGGATTTCATCCTTATAATTGTACCATGATTCAAGAATCTGAACAAAATGAGCGGTCCGAGGGAAGCGTAACCGGGCTGAAGCATAAAACGGTGCAAAGAACATGTTAAGATTTTTTTAAGCTACATTTTCCTGAGTTTGAATATTCCACAAATCAACTCCGCTTTCGGGCTCACAAGATTCGGGTCATGCGGCTGGCCTCGAACTAACTGTCGCTTCTTCGCTGCACTGCTCCTTTGGAAGTCTTCATCAGATTTGCTTCATCTCCTACTGAATAGAAAATTTCTTTTTCATATATTAACAGCTGTAGCACCCTTAGAAGAAAGAGCGGAAAACCAACTGCCTGCATCACTGCACAAGATTCGTCGCAAGGAGATCCGCGCACTCGTCCATCTGGAGCGAGTTCTTCCCCTTTACCCCACTGTCCTTGTTTCAACGCATAAAAAAAAGACCGGTTTCCCGGTCTTTATGAAATCTTTGTCCAGACTCCAGCGCCCAGATTCAACGGGCGCTTTCGCTTTTCTTTAATTATCTTTCTTCCGCAACAAACGGTAGAAGTGCCATGATACGAGAGCGTTTGATAGCGATTGTCAACTTACGTTGCCATTTAGCGCTAGTGCCTGTAACACGACGTGGCAAGATTTTTCCTCTTTCAGAAATAAATTTCTTCAACAGGTCAGTATCTTTATAGTCAATGTGCGTGATGTTGTTGGAAGTGAAGTAACAAACCTTTTTCCGTTTTTTTCCTCCGCGACGTGGTGCCATATCGAATTACCTCCTTTACTTAATAGTTGGTCGTCAGTTTCAGTCCATTTTAGAACGGTAAATCGTCATCCGATACTTCGATCGGACCGCTGCCACTCGAGAATGGATCTTCGTCTACACGAGTATGGTTTTGCTGACTTGGGCTCGGTGATTGGTTCTGTTGATTGGAAGGCTGCTGTCCTTGTGAACGGTCCGTATTGGCGCTTTTCGGTTCAAGGAATTGAACACTATCTGCCACTACTTCTGTCGTATAAACGCGTTTCCCGTCTTGTCCCTCGTAGCTACCTGTCTGGATTCGGCCTTCAACGCCAGCCAAACTTCCTTTTTTCAGGAAATTCGCTGTGTTTTCAGCTTGTTTGCGCCAAACGGTACAATTAATGAAATCAGTTTCGCGTTCACCTTGAGCGTTCGAGAATGTCCGGTTTACAGCAAGTGTAAAGCGAGCAACTGCAGCGCCGCTTGGTGTGTAACGAAGATCTGGATCTTTTGTCAGTCTTCCGACTAAAACAACTCGGTTAATCATCAGAATTCAACCTCCTTCAAGTCAAAAAAAAATTCAGTGCCATGATCCTGTTTACGCGTCTTTGCGTACAGCGATATGACGAATAATGTCTTCGTTAATGTTCGCAAGACGTGTGTATTCGTTGATAGCTTCAGAACCAGCGTTTAATTTTACGATTTGGTAGAAACCTTCACGTAAATCGTTGATTTCATAAGCTAAACGACGTTTACCCCACTCTTTCGACTCGATGATTTCAGCACCGTTCGAAGTAAGCATGTCGTTAAAACGCTCAACTAGAGCTTTTTTCGCTTCCTCTTCAATTGCAGGCTGAATGATATACATTAATTCATATTCTCTCATCGTGTTGTCACCTCCTCATGGACTTGGGCCCTGCTGTATCCAGCGGGCAAGGAGCAAGCAATTCATAAATATTACTCACATCATTGTATTGTATCACAACTCACACGGGCTCGCAAGCATGATTTTTGACATGAAATCATCTATACTTTTATACATACACAGAAGGACGTGAAGCTATGACCCCCTCCCATATAATTGAGCTAAAAATGGATGAGATCGCCCCCAAAGCGCTTTGGTTTAATGCCGTTTTGCTGGTTGTGTTTGCAGCCGCTTACCATTTCTTCAATGAACCATTATCGTTTCGCTTTTCATTGGCGGGCATATTATTGTTTCTGCTTGGCTACGTAGTTTTGATTGTTGTGCATGAGCTTTTTCATTTAATTGGTTTTGTGCTGTTTGGAAAAGTTCCTGTTTCTTCATTGAATTATGGTGTAAATCTAAAAATGGGTATCGCCTACGCTACTACCAATAGACCTGTTCAAAATCGTGCCATGCGCAAAGCCTTGTTGTTGCCTTTTTGGACGACAGCCTTTATCCCTACCGTATCAGGATTTGCTTTAGACAATCAAGTGCTTGTTCTACTGGGTGCGATGCTGACGGCTGGAGCTTTTGGTGACTTTATCATGTACCACGAATTACGCAAACAAAAAAACACGGCATGGATCGTTGATGATCCTTCGCTGCCGCGCCTTCATGTTTACGATCATTATCCTGAAAATGGCAGCGTCGACTAATGCGGCGCTTGTTCTAGAACACGGGATGGAGAACTTTCCATTTCCCTGTTGAAATCTGTTGTTTCAGCAATTTTTCGTCTTTAGCGATATAAGCGATCGTTTCAAAAGAATGATTGCTCGCTTTTGCTTCGATTGTCACTTTATCGTATAAATCTGTTTTGGGATCTCCTGAATAATCCTCAAGGTAATCCAACGCGGGCCATAGAACGTCTGGGATGTCATAGATCTCCCCTTCAATTTGATCCGTACCTGACAATACCATTGCCGGATAGCCCATTCCTGTATCATACAAAGTTCCTTTTCCCATTGCTTGTTCTTCCACCAATTCAGCTTCTTCTAAATAGCAATGATACTTCCCGCCCTGCTTCAACGTTCCGTATGCAAATAACAACATCTTCTATTCCTCCATGCAAAAACCGGATGCGACAAGGCACCCGGTTGCTTTTTTAGTTTTTGTGGTACGTTAAATCGGAGCAGAACGGTCGCCTCCGCTTTTAGACTTATCCAGCTGCGGCGCCCAACCCCTCGAGGTCGCTTCGCCCTTGCCTGCAATGGCAAAGATCGCCATTACCTGCAAGGTCTCCAGCGCTTGTCGGGGCTTGATAGGCGCCTCCGCTTTTAGACTCATCCAGCTGCATCGACCTGCTCCTCGGGTCGTAAGCCACTCTGGCTGTGCGGCTGAAAACACGCCGCTTCACCAGATCGTCTACGCCTGTCGGAGCATAACGGTCGCTTCCGCTTTTAAACGTTAAATCTAAATAGCATTACGTCGCCGTCTTTGACGATGTATTCTTTGCCTTCTTGACGTACTTTCCCTGCTTCTTTTGCTGCCGCCATTGAGCCGGTTTCAACTAGTTCATCGTAGGCAACCGTTTCAGCGCGGATGAATCCGCGTTCGAAGTCAGAGTGAATAACACCGGCACATTGTGGTGCTTTCATGCCTTTTTTAAATGTCCAGGCACGAACTTCTTGAACGCCCGCTGTAAAATAAGTTGCTAACCCAAGCAAGTTGTATGAGGCTTTGACCAATTGGTCCAAACCAGATTCTTTGATGCCCAACTCTTCCAGGAACATTTCTTTTTCTTCGTCTTCTAGTTCAGCCATTTCTTCTTCGATCTTTGCACAAATTACGATAACATCCGCATTGTCTTTAGCAGCGAATTCACGAACCTTTTGAACGTATTCGTTGTTATCGGCATCTGCGATTTCGTCTTCTGAGACGTTTGCCACGTAAAGCATCGGTTTGAGTGTCAGTAAATTCAAGCCTTTCGCAATGCGCAACTCGTCTTCTGTGAATTCGATCGAACGCGCTAAATCACCGTTTTCAAAAGCTTCACGTAATTTCATCAGGACAGGTTCTTCTGCAACAGCGTCCTTATCTTTTTGTTTCACTAATTTCGCTGCGCGTGCAATGCGTTTTTCAATACTTTCCATATCCGCCAATACCAATTCCAAGTTAATGACTTCAATATCAGAAATCGGATCCACTTTTCCGGTTACGTGGGTAATGTTATCGTCAGCGAAGCAGCGAACCACTTGGCAAATCGCGTCGACTTCACGAATGTGAGACAGGAATTTGTTCCCGAGTCCTTCGCCTTTACTGGCACCTTCAACAATTCCTGCAATATCGGTAAATTCGAAAGCTGTTGGAACGGTTTTTTTCGGATCCACCAATTCTGTCAATTTATCAAGACGCTCATCGGGAACTTCAACAATCCCAACGTTCGGATCTATTGTACAGAACGGGTAGTTTGCTGCTTCTGCGCCCGCTTTAGTTATTGCATTGAATAATGTGGATTTCCCCACATTTGGTAATCCTACAATCCCTGCAGTTAATGCCATAGGATGCACAACCTTTCCTCTATATCAAACGAATTATTTTTTACACAACCATTTCATTATAAGAACGAAATCTAAAATTGTCCATTTTTCATTCTGCTTCGGCTTTAATTAAAACCTTTTTCATCTTTTTATTGAATTCCATACGTGGCAGCATCACGCTATGCTGACAACCCTCACATTTAATCCGGACGTCAGCCCCCATGCGAATAATCTTCCAGGCATTGGCTCCACACGGATGGCCTTTCTTCATTTCAACTACATCGTTCAGCCCAAACTCCTTCATTTCCATGAGTTCGCCTCCTCCTATTAAGTTTTAGCATTTTTTGCTGTAGCCATTTCTTCCGGAGAACGCTGCATCATCACCATGCGCGGGTAAGGAATTTCAACTCCCCGTTGGTCTAGAAAATCCTTCAAATCACGACGCATCTCTCTGGCTATCGCAAAATGCTGCATTGGCAAAGTTTCTGCTGTTATCCGCATAACGATTTCAGTCGTTGTCAAGTTTTGAACACCCAGCAATTCTGCAGGCTTGATGATTTGTTCATATCGATCCTGTAAACTATCCAGAAATTCCATGATTAAGCTCTCCACGCGCGTGATATCCGATTCATAGGAAATATTGACGTCTACCACCGCAATGGAATTATGGATTGAGAAGTTTACGACATCGGTTATCGTGCCATTTGGGAAAATAAACAATTCTCCAGTCCAGGCTTTTACTTTTGTCGTACGTAGGCCAATTTCTTCCACCGTGCCTTCTGCAGCTCCAATCCGGACGTAGTCCCCTACCGAAAACTGATCTTCAAAAATAATAAAGAACCCGGTAATGACATCCCGCACTAAATTCTGAGCACCAAAACCGATGGCTAGCCCCAGAACCCCTGCCCCGGCTATCAACCCGGTAATATCAATCGTAAACGTTGACAGGATCGAAACACCTGCGATGAAATAAACGACATAAGCCACTACATTCGACAATAGTTTCGATAATGTTTGCTGGCGCCGCTCGTTATAAAGCAAGGGGCCTTTAATCCGGACCGAAAAAGTTTTGCGGATCAGCACACGCAGCACCTTCACCGCGACGACTGCAGCTATTGTAATCAATATTACTTTCAGAAAAATAACAGCTAAGTCTATCCACATTGCTTCATTTGAAATTACATCTAAAATTCGCTGTGTTATTTTTTCAACATTCACTCTTTCACCTTCCTGCACTTACATTAAATTGAATTTATAGATAATCGTAACCACTATTCCGACAACCAATATACCCGGCAACAAGTTCGCCACTCTAATTTTCGTTACGCCCATCATATTCAACCCAATTGCAGCAATCATGACACCGCCGGTTGCACTCATTTCCATGATGAACATATCTAACGCAGCATCAGGGATGGCCAGGCTGATTTGAGTTGCAAACAAGGCAATCAACCCCTGATAAACGAATACTGGAATCGCAGCAAGCAGGACCCCGAATCCAAGTGTGGAAGCTAAGACGATGGACGTAAATCCATCAATAATCCCTTTAGAGATCAAGACACCATGTTCATTGCTCAATCCGCTCTCCATGGCACCAATAATCCCCATCGCGCCAATCACAAAGATTAAAGTAGCTGTAACAAACCCTTGGGCAATGCTGCCTTTGCTTTCTTTTGCTCCAAGCATGCGCTCAATCCAATGACCAAACGCATTCAATTTTCCATCTATATTTGACCATTCACCTAAGACCGTTCCCAGTACTAAGCTGATAATGACAATAACAAAGTTTTGGCTTTCAAATCCCATTTGCAAGCCAAGAACAACCACTGCCAGTCCAATTACATACATGACCGTCTCTTTCATCTTTTCAGGAATATTGCGGAGTGCTCTTCCAATAATGGTTCCCACAATAATTAAAATCGCATTTATCAACGTCCCAAAGAGAACCACTGCATTCCTCCTCCTTATAAGCCTCTATTTCCTGATTGGTTCTCTTCTCCTTCTTTTCAAGGGAAGTATTCCATTTCCACTAAAACGCTGTGCATTGACTCACATATATTTCATTTATCAAAAACAGAACCTATTTTCCCTTTCCGGAAAATAGGCATATGTCAGCTTAACAATTCTAAAATCCGTTCCAAATCATCTTCTGAGAAAAACTCAATCTCTATCTTGCCTTTGTTCTTGTTTTTCTTAATTTGAACATTTGTGCCGAAGCGATCTCTAAGTTCAGATTGTTTTTCTTCTATAAAAATATCTTTCTTTTTCTCGATTGTTTCACGTGGAACATCTTCATTCAAGCGCTGCACCAAATTCTCCAGTTGACGAACATTTAAGTTTTCTTTGACCACTTTTTCAGCTGTCTCCGGAATCATTTTTTTGCTTCTTAGCCCTAGCAATGTACGGCCATGGCCCATCGACAGTTCCTTTTCCGAGATAAGTTTGCGAACATTTTGCGGCAAGGTCAAAAGACGTACATGGTTGGCGATATGTGGCCGGCTTTTCCCTAAGCGAAAAGCAAGCTGTTCTTGAGTCAAATTCAGCGCTTCCATCAGTTTCTGATAAGCTTCTGCTTCTTCAATCGGCGTCAAATCTTCCCGTTGAAGGTTTTCCAATATAGCAAGTTCCATCATCTGCTGATCTGTCAACTCTTTGATAATCGCTGGAATTTCTTTTAGTTTAATTAATTTAGCTGCACGGAAACGGCGTTCTCCTACGACTAGTTCGAATTTTTCACCAGCTTTTCTAACGATAATCGGTTGCAGAATCCCATGTTCTTTTATGGACTCAGCCAATTCCTCTAGAGCAGCTTGATCGAATATTTTCCGTGGTTGATAAGGATTCGTACGAATTTCACCGACATTGATTTGGTTCACTTTATCCGCTTCATTGACTGTTTCGCCTGGAAACAATGCATTAATGCCTT
This window harbors:
- a CDS encoding DHH family phosphoesterase, yielding MSAFFRKRKLRYPLIALLALGMAAAILISLWSEWAAGIFTLLFTLAFAMAWVTEKRVYEATEKHIETLSYRMKKVGEEALLEMPIGILLVNEKHNIEWANPYMTSTLKYDTLIGESLYTLSDDFYALVKSEGSKDTTITLGGRKYRVYYKADDRLFYLFDITEQVEIETLYHADRTVIGILFIDNYDELAQGMDDQTRSNLNSLVTSLVNQWGENQGIFVKRISSDRFMAVFNESILKELEQSKFAILDDIREVTAKDNLALTLSIGVGAGSPSLVELGGLAQSGLDLVLGRGGDQVAIKHPSGKVKFYGGKTNPVEKRTRVRARVISHALRDLIQESDQVFIMGHKMPDMDSIGAAVGVAKMAAMNKVKGRIIIDFDEYDRSVMRLMEAIEGEPDLFDQFITPEEALADMTEHSLLVVVDTHKPSMVIDERVLQRMERVVLIDHHRRGEEFITNTMLVYMEPYASSTAELVTELIEYQPKHEKLSMLEATAMLAGIIVDTKSFTLRTGARTFEAASYLRSNGADTVLVQRILKEDLETYVERAKIVQTVEFVGQGIAIARGESDRVYSPVLIAQTADILLTMKDVNASFVVAERSEGGIRISARSLGEVNVQIIMENLGGGGHLTNAATQMPDVTIEEAIEQLKAVILEDDEGGANE
- a CDS encoding YybS family protein, with amino-acid sequence MQNQQTRQLTNGAMMAAVFTVLLAISVYVPVLSIVSTLILALPVAWYSAKYPWKASALFAAVCLVLSFIIGGLLSLPLGLTFIPFGLAIGISIYYKKSKLFMFMGASIVLLVALMVQYVASIALFGMNVLEEFKATFEQFFEQTGSLMESMDAPESSMEDYNEFVVQFQFMFDTLLPVLMVLSVFILVWVLLLILLPILKRLGIAAPKFPPFRNMKLPKSVLWYYLIVLLVSLLSDFEQGTMAYMIFINATVLLQFLLFLQGISFYHFYIHQEGWPKWVTVLVTLLALPLQSFTSIIGIVDLGFDIRGWVKRAHDFKGK
- the rpsR gene encoding 30S ribosomal protein S18 gives rise to the protein MAPRRGGKKRKKVCYFTSNNITHIDYKDTDLLKKFISERGKILPRRVTGTSAKWQRKLTIAIKRSRIMALLPFVAEER
- the ssb gene encoding single-stranded DNA-binding protein, with product MINRVVLVGRLTKDPDLRYTPSGAAVARFTLAVNRTFSNAQGERETDFINCTVWRKQAENTANFLKKGSLAGVEGRIQTGSYEGQDGKRVYTTEVVADSVQFLEPKSANTDRSQGQQPSNQQNQSPSPSQQNHTRVDEDPFSSGSGPIEVSDDDLPF
- the rpsF gene encoding 30S ribosomal protein S6; protein product: MREYELMYIIQPAIEEEAKKALVERFNDMLTSNGAEIIESKEWGKRRLAYEINDLREGFYQIVKLNAGSEAINEYTRLANINEDIIRHIAVRKDA
- a CDS encoding DUF3267 domain-containing protein, whose product is MTPSHIIELKMDEIAPKALWFNAVLLVVFAAAYHFFNEPLSFRFSLAGILLFLLGYVVLIVVHELFHLIGFVLFGKVPVSSLNYGVNLKMGIAYATTNRPVQNRAMRKALLLPFWTTAFIPTVSGFALDNQVLVLLGAMLTAGAFGDFIMYHELRKQKNTAWIVDDPSLPRLHVYDHYPENGSVD
- a CDS encoding gamma-glutamylcyclotransferase family protein, which codes for MLLFAYGTLKQGGKYHCYLEEAELVEEQAMGKGTLYDTGMGYPAMVLSGTDQIEGEIYDIPDVLWPALDYLEDYSGDPKTDLYDKVTIEAKASNHSFETIAYIAKDEKLLKQQISTGKWKVLHPVF
- the ychF gene encoding redox-regulated ATPase YchF — its product is MALTAGIVGLPNVGKSTLFNAITKAGAEAANYPFCTIDPNVGIVEVPDERLDKLTELVDPKKTVPTAFEFTDIAGIVEGASKGEGLGNKFLSHIREVDAICQVVRCFADDNITHVTGKVDPISDIEVINLELVLADMESIEKRIARAAKLVKQKDKDAVAEEPVLMKLREAFENGDLARSIEFTEDELRIAKGLNLLTLKPMLYVANVSEDEIADADNNEYVQKVREFAAKDNADVIVICAKIEEEMAELEDEEKEMFLEELGIKESGLDQLVKASYNLLGLATYFTAGVQEVRAWTFKKGMKAPQCAGVIHSDFERGFIRAETVAYDELVETGSMAAAKEAGKVRQEGKEYIVKDGDVMLFRFNV
- a CDS encoding DUF951 domain-containing protein — its product is MEMKEFGLNDVVEMKKGHPCGANAWKIIRMGADVRIKCEGCQHSVMLPRMEFNKKMKKVLIKAEAE
- a CDS encoding mechanosensitive ion channel family protein, coding for MNVEKITQRILDVISNEAMWIDLAVIFLKVILITIAAVVAVKVLRVLIRKTFSVRIKGPLLYNERRQQTLSKLLSNVVAYVVYFIAGVSILSTFTIDITGLIAGAGVLGLAIGFGAQNLVRDVITGFFIIFEDQFSVGDYVRIGAAEGTVEEIGLRTTKVKAWTGELFIFPNGTITDVVNFSIHNSIAVVDVNISYESDITRVESLIMEFLDSLQDRYEQIIKPAELLGVQNLTTTEIVMRITAETLPMQHFAIAREMRRDLKDFLDQRGVEIPYPRMVMMQRSPEEMATAKNAKT
- a CDS encoding DUF554 domain-containing protein; amino-acid sequence: MVLFGTLINAILIIVGTIIGRALRNIPEKMKETVMYVIGLAVVVLGLQMGFESQNFVIVIISLVLGTVLGEWSNIDGKLNAFGHWIERMLGAKESKGSIAQGFVTATLIFVIGAMGIIGAMESGLSNEHGVLISKGIIDGFTSIVLASTLGFGVLLAAIPVFVYQGLIALFATQISLAIPDAALDMFIMEMSATGGVMIAAIGLNMMGVTKIRVANLLPGILVVGIVVTIIYKFNLM
- a CDS encoding ParB/RepB/Spo0J family partition protein, which produces MAKGLGKGINALFPGETVNEADKVNQINVGEIRTNPYQPRKIFDQAALEELAESIKEHGILQPIIVRKAGEKFELVVGERRFRAAKLIKLKEIPAIIKELTDQQMMELAILENLQREDLTPIEEAEAYQKLMEALNLTQEQLAFRLGKSRPHIANHVRLLTLPQNVRKLISEKELSMGHGRTLLGLRSKKMIPETAEKVVKENLNVRQLENLVQRLNEDVPRETIEKKKDIFIEEKQSELRDRFGTNVQIKKNKNKGKIEIEFFSEDDLERILELLS